GCCGGGCGAGCAGGTCAATACCTGGGCGATAGATGCAAAGGTCAGCTTTATCGGCCAGGGTGGCGAAAGTGAAGTGTCGCTTGCCTTACCCCAGGACCCCGCATTTGAAGTGCTGCTTGAGCACACAACGTCTGCTGGTTTTGGCCTGGCGATGATGGACGATGCCGACGGGCGACGTGCATTGTGGAGCAAACGTGCGGTGCTTGGGCAACAGGATCTCTACTATAAGGTGACCTTGGTTCCCACAGGCATTTCTCGGTTAGTTGAGGATATCGAACCAAAAACGCCCGAAGCGCCTGTCTGGGCCGCCACCGAGCAGACCGCCGCTCAGGAAGTCATCGATGCCGCCTGGGAACGCAGTGGCTCCAACCTCTCCTATGCCCGCCAACTGGTAACTCTGGTGGGGACCGAAAAGAGCCAGAATCTGGCGCTGCTGCTGACAGCCCAAACGCCAAGCCGCCTCTTTATCAACTTGCTGGCCGCCAAGGGGGTTCCCGCCCGTGAAGTCTCAGCCCTGTTTCTGGAAGATCAGCGCCGGCGCCAGCAACTGGTGCCCTTTGTGGAAGTGTACGACCAGGGTGAATGGTATCTCTTTGATGCCACAAGTGGCAAAGAAGGACGCCCAGAGAATCTGCTGTTGTGGGAACGTCAGGGCAAGTCGGTACTGGACGTGATAGGCGGCAACAATTCTCAGGTAAGCTTTTCCATGCTGATGGAAACCCGCCCCGCCCTTGCCACCTCCATCGACATGATGGAAACCACTCAGGGACTGGACTTTTCACTCTATCAATTGCCACTGGAAGAACAGAG
This portion of the Shewanella amazonensis SB2B genome encodes:
- a CDS encoding UUP1 family membrane protein → MHSRKPFYIFVFLLVVLGISSSIYRGVEHRVPFLPGEQVNTWAIDAKVSFIGQGGESEVSLALPQDPAFEVLLEHTTSAGFGLAMMDDADGRRALWSKRAVLGQQDLYYKVTLVPTGISRLVEDIEPKTPEAPVWAATEQTAAQEVIDAAWERSGSNLSYARQLVTLVGTEKSQNLALLLTAQTPSRLFINLLAAKGVPAREVSALFLEDQRRRQQLVPFVEVYDQGEWYLFDATSGKEGRPENLLLWERQGKSVLDVIGGNNSQVSFSMLMETRPALATSIDMMETTQGLDFSLYQLPLEEQSLFKGILLIPIGVLMVVFLRVIIGIKTSGTFMPVLIALAFIQTTLLTGLVGFLLIVACGLMIRSYLSHLNLLLISRISAVIIVVIGIIGIFTLLSYKFGLSEGLTITFFPMIILAWTIERMSILWEEEGAKEVVLQGGGSLLVATLAYLAMSASWVQHWVFNFLGIHLVILALVMLMGQYTGYRLLELKRFKPLAGE